attgtcTGTTCCTTTTCAAATCCCCGGCAGAGTGTCATTGTCAGCGGTGCTGCCTTACAGTGAGCCAGGGAGTGAGCCTGTCTTGGTAGCGCACTGGTCGCCACACCGCGGGCTGAGTGTTGCTGCGGGCGCTCAACTCTTCCCGGAAAAGTTTAAAAAGTTTGTAATAACCACGAAATTAATAATTCTTAAGCtgcctcttttttatttatttacatatttattatcAGGTTTTAAAGCGTGTCAGGTTTAatacaaattaaacaaaattgCATTGTTTAATGTCTGATTTTAAAACATTACGAATTTTCTTAAATACTGACTCAAGATGAAACCACTACATACTACTAAGGAAACCCATTATACATCTTTAGTTGAACATCAGTATTATATGAATTCGATATGATATgaaggacagacacacacacaaacacacacacacacacacacacacacacacacacacacacacacacacacacacacacacacactataatcaACACTTCCATATCTAGGATTAATacagaggatgtgtgtgtgtgtgtgtgtgtgtgtgtgtgtgtgtgtgtgtgtgtgtgtgtgtgtgtgtgtgtgtgtgtgtccttaattCTGGATTTGGAAGTATTGATTACAAcagttgtgcgtgtgtgtgtgtgtgtgtgtgtgtgtgtgtgtgtgtgtccttaatcTTATTAAATTATCAAGCTTTCCCACGTAAATGTAGCGGCGTCAAATGACCGTGATGTTGCAGCGCCTTTcggttttttattttatttatttatttatttatttatttattttcatgtatttatttattttttttttaatcattcaaACAGCCTTGTAAATGTGTCCAGTGTCCCTACTGCCTTGTCAATAAAccgttcattattattatttcactatCACTCACACCTGCTGTAGTATCACACTGAGCTGTACCACCCACAGGATCACGTCTAGCATCAGGGTGTTCGCTACGATGATCGAGGACGCCACACACAAGCCTGCTTTGGTGGCGGATCCCTCCGCTCCTGGCGGACAGCGGCTGGTATTCACGGGTCCCATGATCAAAGTGCTTGATTATGTGGCTCGAGGTCTCAATTTCTCGTACGTATGTTCATGACCACCGGGCCCGACggggttaagtgtgtgtgtgtgtgtgtgtgtgtgtgttgccttgtctggGTTAACCGAGACAAGGTGTGGAATTGCCGCCTTGGTATATAGAGATGTTCATGAAATTTCTTcttaaggtatatatatatatatatatatatatatatatatatatatatatatatatatatatatatatatatatatatatatatatataccttaagaaggtatatatatatatatatatatatatatatatatatatatatatatatatatatatatatatatatatatatatatatatatatatatatatatatatatagacacacacacagacaccataGATTCAGAGCCCGAACGAGAGAAACCACTCTACGACTTACAAATTACGTAGATAAAGATAAATGACGTCAGATACTCGTATAGGACGTACAGGCTTGAATTCAGCTAAGTCTCCCAAGTACGCTcccgcaagaaaaaaaaaatgtattaaacGCTTGATTGTGCGACAATCTCCTATCCTTGCATGTGAGTATTGTATTACATGTAATTAACTTGCTTTTCAAATGACAATTGAGAAAGAGGGAATGCATTAGTCTCAAACATATAGTCttcactgaagaaaaaaagtgtaccATAAGGAAAGTGAGGTGATGTTACGTAGACTGGAAATTAGATCTGAGGCTATGAATGTTACATGGATAAGTTCATAGAGAGAAAGTTTGGTGTCGTTGCCATTAGCACAGGCTGATCATGGGACAGATCTGCTTTCTTATATTTATAAGGACATCTTGGTAAGTAGTTCAATGTTGAGATTATAAGCATATCGAAGTCAGCAGCTGATTTCTTATgcgatggagaaagaaaaagacgaacagAAATTGGCAGGTTTCTACAAGGATTTCTGAGATAATGcctctttttatgttttatcaAAGCGTCGGACAAGGATGTAACAGTGGATTTTTTAAACCACGACCTAATTGCCAAAGTATGCCAAATGTGGGTATTTAAGGTATTTATAAGAGTAAATTTAGAGTGAACTAAGCTAAAATATTCAGAGGCATGTAGTTGCTGTCACGATACATGCCCCGCCCACATTTGCTATATGCTAGATGcatgcaacattttttttttcccatttgaACGCCATCATTTTTAAGAAAATTTATAGAATTATAATATAAAACTGAAACAAGCATTTTTAATACGAATGATTGGAAAAATTTATGAGGTAATATAATATATTTCTACTGTGGCCTGACTTCCCACCTCGAAACTACTCCCAAAATCATGCGCAGCTCAGAAATACGAGTAACCCTGAGGCATTCAATTACACAAAGACAGAACTGCACATTggattatatataaaaaaaaaagttggaaaccAACCCGGAAGTCCTTAATAGTGCCCTCTCAAATATTAGTATACACCTATCTTAATAAGAGTATTTTAGATGTATCAGCGTGCCTGTATACATTTACTTATCTAGTGTAAGTttgtatggattttttttttttcaggtacgGATTCAAGCAATCACCCGATGGAACTTACGGCGGTAGAAATACTGACGGTTCCTGGACGGGAATGGTGGGTCAGGTGTTTAGAGAGGTGAGCTTCATTCattcgatctctctctctctctctctctctctctctctctctctctctctctctctctctctctctctctctctctctctctctctctctctctctctggttatgtGCCTGAAATGATAAGCAAGATTTAGCAAGATGAGCAAGTCTAGCAACACTGTAGAACTACTCTGAAACAACGTCACAGGAGGCAGACTTGGGACTGGGCCCCTTTGCAATGACACCTGTTCGTGCTGAGGACGTGGACTTCACCACACCTGTAAAGATTTTCGGTGTTCGAATACTTGCTGGTCAGGGAAAACTGAAGGTCGATCCCTGGGGTTTCGTGCTGCCGTTAACCCCGACAGTTTGGATAGTGAGTCTCGCCTCCCTTTTGCTTCTGCCTGGACTGATGTTCCTCCTCATTTCACTTATTTCCCGGTACAATAGAAGAGCGAAAGACTGGACGACGCTTCAGTACCAGTTCCTCAGCATATTTCTTCAGGAAGGTATGTAGTCCAAAAatcattactgtttttttttttttctttttttactaagCAATATTTTACAGACTTGTATTACATTTTGTTCTGGagcgtacctctctctctctctctctctctctctctctctctctctctctctctctctctctctctctctctctctctctctctcttcccaatgAAAGGGCAGCATCGGTGTTTGTAAACAAGCCTATTGATagctctccattttttttttttttttttgtgaatttgaAGTTCTACTGGCCTGGGATAATCAAGTATCTGGACAGAACTGCAGTGAgacccctccaaaaaaaaaaacagtctggTACCAGTTTGGGATTCTTAAGGCTTTTGACTTGTATGTAGACTTGAAATAAAATCACGTCGCTGCCCTGGGACCCTCTCGGCGGAAGTGCCCATTACTGCGCATGCGCGCTGATTGGGCTGTGACGTATTTGACCTTCAAGTCACGTCATCGTTGCGAGCTGCTGACGTCATTGTCATGGATTACTCAGGGCCTGCCACCATAGCCGACCTGAAAATGGACCTAGCTCTCACTGAGGATGGTGACGATGAGGATGACTTTCCTGTGGAGCAATGGTTGTCTTTATCACCACACCAACACCAAGATTCGCTGCCAGACCCCACCGACGACTCCAGCTATAACATCGTCACACCAGATGTCCTCTCAACATCGTCTATGTTGACGCCTGCAGGAACATCAACACTTCACCAGTCTTCAGCTTCATCTGTACTAACACCTACAGCCTTTGTCCTCCGAGCCGACTATGTCAAGCTTGCGTTTAGGAACAACCCTTCGGTGAAAATCACCCTCCGCTGGCTCACAGATGTCAACAAAACTTTTCCATCTGGATCGTTGTCTAGCTGAGGTCAAGATGGCTGTAGGAACGTCACGATTTGTCTACATATGGCAACGTCATGATATCGTTGGTCTGGTCACGAAAGGAGAATTCTTGTCTTTGTGCTTCGATGCCCAGGAGTATCCTGAAAGGCAGCGGAAATTTAAAAATTTTATCATTCGCTTTCTAGTCGGTAAAGAGGTACTGCCAGAAGTTCATACTGCACGTCGTTTCTACCAGTGTGCCTACTAACTGCATAGTTGCTTAGTCATGTTCAAATGTTCATTTCAAGATACTGTTCAGCATCGGTAGAGGGGTGCGTTTGGTGGGCAGAGAATCACAACTCGCGTACATGTCCACCATTCTCCCCAAGCCCCTTCTACTCCTACCTCAGCTATGGAGCACCCCACCCAGCCCCCATCTGGCACATTCCGTTGTTAAGTACCCTCGTTGCCATAAGCAGGGAGTGAATGAGCCAGATAGGCCATGCCCACGGAACCCCCACCTCCTGCTTACCACAGTAGTTGCCACACATCGCTCAACAAACTCTATCGCCCACTGAACCTTCCTCCTCAATTTGCCCAAATATTTGTCCTCCACGAAGCTGTATCCCCTCTAATGTCAAGATGCTTCTCACTTACGTTAAGATTTGATGCAATTTAAGCCCTCATTGGTAGTTTAGCCAACAGACATACCACCACTGATGACAAACTTGCCATTCTTGTCGAGGCACAGCAAACGGTGATCGTTAGTGTCTCCGATCTCACCGTGAAGATATGCTATTGCCTCTGGACTGGACAAGATGACCCAGGTGATGACGTAGCCCGCCTCACCCTCCGGAAAGGAGCAGCAAAGCGATGCCCATCgctccatctcttcctcaccCAACTCTCGTTCAGTGAAGAGAAGTGTTCGATAATTCAATGAATCTACATATAATTTCCTGGAATGCCCATAGTACGTGTATGAGACGCTGCAAGACTCTCTATACTGAAGGCCTACATATACTATAATCGGCTGACTGCTATATTAATTAAAGAAGCGTTTGTTGGACATGGTTTAGGCATGATGGaggccttcccccccccccccaacaggCTACACATCCTACGTCCATTTGGTCAGACATGGATTCATGAGCTACCTACCACACCAGCTCCTTCGCAGTTCAACAAGGGACTATATGACGTTCCAGCTACGCGAGGTGAAGACAGTAATTGACAAGATTCGTTTGTACAAAGTCTATTCTGCTCTTCCCACAATGACGACCTGCGGCATTATATACATAGGTGATTTATAATGCTCGACTGCCTGATCTTGGTGTCACATCGCAAGCTCTAAACCGAAATGGGCCTCGCCGCCTTCATAACG
The DNA window shown above is from Scylla paramamosain isolate STU-SP2022 chromosome 41, ASM3559412v1, whole genome shotgun sequence and carries:
- the LOC135092991 gene encoding uncharacterized protein LOC135092991; the protein is MNLPMFSSVFIIFAAFSLIHGWILQSNKANKSSVHDTYVTNAILKATAEDFIVLLVKKKTSQQLEQTVTTAQLRATRGVVVFQVSVDDQDDVSQSGLAWVVAKARQVRRTSHNVLVLVQSDDAAFLSAFAQWTLKGRLLVWATRLLVVSSLRLQSVQFLHKVLSLSNSLLLTLGGSDQRVSLSAVLPYSEPGSEPVLVAHWSPHRGLSVAAGAQLFPEKFKKITSSIRVFATMIEDATHKPALVADPSAPGGQRLVFTGPMIKVLDYVARGLNFSYGFKQSPDGTYGGRNTDGSWTGMVGQVFREEADLGLGPFAMTPVRAEDVDFTTPVKIFGVRILAGQGKLKVDPWGFVLPLTPTVWIVSLASLLLLPGLMFLLISLISRYNRRAKDWTTLQYQFLSIFLQEGM